GACACAAACTGCATTTGCTGCACCGCCTGTTCCCCCTCTCCTGATTCTTGGACATGTCCAAaagccaaaacaaaaaagaaggttgCACCCGTGCCAAATAAGAACAAAGACGCAGGAATATGTAAAACAaagcgaaaaggaaagaaatcgaACGCCGGCCTACAAAGCAGTCACCCCGTATGCAGAACGCGACAAAACACCATTAGATCATATttccacgcacacacaaacacaaacacacaacagCAGATACGGCAGAAAAGAAGTGAGAGAACGTAGGACCTACATGCAGCGTCGGTACTGAGAAACACAAGGGCACATCCAACCCCTTCCACCTCGCCTAAGTGGGTACACACACGCCTCCACGCACCCATCACATCCTGTGGTTTACCATACAAACACGTGCAGCCCCCTTGGTCTCCATTTGTCTCTCGACCTTTTGCTTGCACAGCGGCACCCTCAGCCGTTCACGGGCGCAGGCAACAGCTGTACACGTGTAACGCTACAGCTGAGGGCACCGTTTATCTTAAATTCCGTCGCGGCCGCTTCCTTCTCCGTCTCTCGTAAGTATTGTTTCCCGCACCCCGCAGTACAGGGGGGTCAAGCCACGACAACATCTTCAATCGCACCAGTTCACGCTGTCTCACACCCTCTTGGTGGCTGGCGGCCCGTCTATTCGCATCGATGCGTGCAAGCACCGTGGCGGTGCTAGATACAAGACGCAACGCCTTGGGCCGAAGCTGCGGCGGGTGGTTAACAACAAAATCAGAATTACTTAAAAATCCAGTGGTTTTAAGCGCGATACCGCTACTGTTGGCGCGCGTGCTACCGAGCCGAGACAATTCTGTTGGATCCATAGCTGCAAGCGGTGCTACGCCCCCTGCAATAGCGAAGAGCTGGGAGGTGATCCCAGTGCCAAGAAAGGCACAAAGGTTTGGACAGATGAGTGGCATCGACCGCTGGATGTATTCCAGAAAGGTTTGCTTCGCCGCTTCGAGTGTTTCTATCTCCTGACACGCTTCGAGCACACGCTGCAGCTCCTCAGGTGACAGCTCACGTCCTGTGGTAGTCGATGCGCAAGCGATGATAACAGCGGTAAGCTGCGAGGGCACCAACTCATCAAGCTGATCAATTACCTGAGAAAGGTCCATATTGTTCTGCAGAAGCTGCACCACACGTGCATAGAGAAGACCGGAAGTAAAAAACATGGCAAGCTCTGGAAACCGCTGACTGTAGTGAGCCCGTGCGTAAACAACCGCCTTACTCTTTTCAACCTCAATGCGCAGTACAAGGTTGCTTGAGTCAATCACAAACTGATATTCGGGGTCATCCGGCGTTATCGTGTTCTTCACGTTTTCCTGCTCACTGTAGTCGCTAAGTTTCTGCAGCATACTGCTCATATGGCCAGACCGCAGCAATGCAGTTACTTCCTTCACGCTATTGTGTCGTcttgcatcatcatctgaCGCAATGGACTCCCCTACACCAATTGTCTCCTCCAAATAAATGTCCAGACCTTCATCTCTCCTGCTCTGGAGGTCGTCAACTCGCTCACCGAAACCATCCCATCCGGTTTCGATATAGCTCATCTTGGCCAGGCTAAGCAGCACAGGGGTgagaagttaaaaaaaaaaacagaagaggaaGCCAAGGGTCAGCAGGAATTTATCACCATCAAAATGCAACACAAGCAGAACGTTAAACCACATAATTATAACAAAACGGTTTCAGTCCATATTTCCTCTCACACTACTTCTCACTCCGCTTTCCCTGGTGATGCCAAGACATGCCATGGCACCCTTCGTGAAGTGCAtatattctcctttttttctttttatttcatcccGACTGACGACGGCGACGgtgagagggaggaaaggaagagagaaaaatggCAATcagtaaagggaaaaaagtaaaataaaaagagcgGCACCATATGAAAAACAGAGGGCAGGGGAATGTGGAACCGCGTGGACGCGCCTAATAACCGTCATCCGTATCATTCCAACTACTGCCCAGCGGGTCGCCAACATCACTATCTCCACAAAACCCAGAGCTCCCCCAAACGCCACGAGGCCTGTGACATCTCTCGTCGTCATATGTACCTGCTGTACT
The genomic region above belongs to Trypanosoma brucei brucei TREU927 chromosome 10, whole genome shotgun sequence and contains:
- a CDS encoding trans-splicing factor, putative (gene in T cruzi experimentally characterised), whose protein sequence is MSYIETGWDGFGERVDDLQSRRDEGLDIYLEETIGVGESIASDDDARRHNSVKEVTALLRSGHMSSMLQKLSDYSEQENVKNTITPDDPEYQFVIDSSNLVLRIEVEKSKAVVYARAHYSQRFPELAMFFTSGLLYARVVQLLQNNMDLSQVIDQLDELVPSQLTAVIIACASTTTGRELSPEELQRVLEACQEIETLEAAKQTFLEYIQRSMPLICPNLCAFLGTGITSQLFAIAGGVAPLAAMDPTELSRLGSTRANSSGIALKTTGFLSNSDFVVNHPPQLRPKALRLVSSTATVLARIDANRRAASHQEGVRQRELVRLKMLSWLDPPVLRGAGNNTYERRRRKRPRRNLR